A genome region from Dreissena polymorpha isolate Duluth1 chromosome 16, UMN_Dpol_1.0, whole genome shotgun sequence includes the following:
- the LOC127861500 gene encoding fibropellin-1-like isoform X1 — protein MCISVFSECWTTPCLNEHTDDSIQFLVHVHGQTNGPDMDLIMNPATCATTYCPPNSTCVQTSSHVYCDCVPGKTGINCTMDDPCLETNVNCPRGMKCFGPCNPNVFCQGATGIPQCSNCIAGYKGTNCDEDEDECKEWKDVCKSNGQCTNTFGGYWCDCKVGYSGENCEICKLSEAECIENSRHSEEDVSKKTGSAAESLHIVSVCIPLTLTFIMSLWI, from the exons ATGTGTATTTCTGTTTTCAG TGAATGTTGGACGACGCCCTGCCTAAACGAACACACAGATGATTCAATTCAAT TCCTGGTGCATGTGCACGGCCAAACGAACGGGCCGGATATGGACCTTATCATGAACCCTGCCACGTGCGCTACTACTTACTGCCCTCCGAACTCTACGTGCGTGCAGACGTCAAGCCACGTCTACTGCGATTGCGTGCCCGGAAAGACTG GTATAAATTGCACCATGGACGATCCTTGCCTGGAAACCAATGTAAACTGTCCTCGGGGGATGAAATGCTTTGGTCCCTGCAACCCGAACGTGTTCTGTCAAGGGGCCACCGGTATTCCACAGTGCTCCAACTGCATTGCCGGTTACAAGGGTACCAACTGTGACGAGGACGAGGATGAATGTAAAG AGTGGAAGGACGTGTGTAAGTCAAACGGCCAGTGCACGAACACGTTTGGGGGCTACTGGTGCGATTGCAAGGTGGGCTACAGCGGCGAGAACTGTGAAATCTGCAAGCTATCAG AGGCTGAATGCATAGAAAATAGTAGACACTCAGAAGAGGACGTATCTAAAAAGACCGGAAGTGCCGCGGAGTCGCTTCACATAGTGTCTGTTTGTATTCcattgaccttgacattcatcATGTCGTTGTGGATATAA
- the LOC127861500 gene encoding fibropellin-1-like isoform X2, giving the protein MCISVFSECWTTPCLNEHTDDSIQFLVHVHGQTNGPDMDLIMNPATCATTYCPPNSTCVQTSSHVYCDCVPGKTGINCTMDDPCLETNVNCPRGMKCFGPCNPNVFCQGATGIPQCSNCIAGYKGTNCDEDEDECKEWKDVCKSNGQCTNTFGGYWCDCKVGYSGENCEICKLSEAECIENSRHSEEDVSKKTGSAAESLHIVWCL; this is encoded by the exons ATGTGTATTTCTGTTTTCAG TGAATGTTGGACGACGCCCTGCCTAAACGAACACACAGATGATTCAATTCAAT TCCTGGTGCATGTGCACGGCCAAACGAACGGGCCGGATATGGACCTTATCATGAACCCTGCCACGTGCGCTACTACTTACTGCCCTCCGAACTCTACGTGCGTGCAGACGTCAAGCCACGTCTACTGCGATTGCGTGCCCGGAAAGACTG GTATAAATTGCACCATGGACGATCCTTGCCTGGAAACCAATGTAAACTGTCCTCGGGGGATGAAATGCTTTGGTCCCTGCAACCCGAACGTGTTCTGTCAAGGGGCCACCGGTATTCCACAGTGCTCCAACTGCATTGCCGGTTACAAGGGTACCAACTGTGACGAGGACGAGGATGAATGTAAAG AGTGGAAGGACGTGTGTAAGTCAAACGGCCAGTGCACGAACACGTTTGGGGGCTACTGGTGCGATTGCAAGGTGGGCTACAGCGGCGAGAACTGTGAAATCTGCAAGCTATCAG AGGCTGAATGCATAGAAAATAGTAGACACTCAGAAGAGGACGTATCTAAAAAGACCGGAAGTGCCGCGGAGTCGCTTCACATAGT GTGGTGCCTGTAG